A window of Lentibacillus sp. Marseille-P4043 contains these coding sequences:
- a CDS encoding AI-2E family transporter, translating to MIKQKKPLLFLYWIVIGIFVCLFIYLLVKLFPLYGAVFSFLWRLLAPFIIACLIAYLLYPVVKKIHTYHIPKSIAILLIYILFFGGIAYLVYRVYPAVIHQLSDLNEQLPQLIKMYENLIYQMYEYTSFLPEVVHDKMDQLIAGIETSMENLLGKLVGGFTRVFDMIVTITVIPVLVFYFLKDFTKIKNSIKKWIPTKHHEQYGELFRAIGESLGNYIRGQLIVCLFVSLTTFIIFQMLHIKYALLLAIIMGLTNIIPYFGPIIGAIPAVAITLTMSAKLIIFVLLGIFVIQLIESNLLSPYIVGKSIDIHPIAIIFALLLGGELGGVIGMIVAVPTLTILKVITTHLVRIRVQH from the coding sequence ATGATTAAGCAAAAAAAACCGTTGCTATTTCTCTATTGGATTGTTATCGGCATTTTTGTATGTTTATTTATTTATTTACTTGTTAAACTGTTCCCGTTATATGGAGCTGTTTTTTCTTTTCTTTGGCGTCTATTGGCTCCATTCATCATCGCGTGCTTAATTGCCTATTTGTTATACCCAGTTGTTAAAAAAATACATACTTATCATATCCCAAAAAGTATAGCAATTTTATTAATCTATATTTTGTTTTTTGGCGGAATTGCTTATTTGGTCTACCGTGTATATCCAGCGGTGATTCACCAGTTAAGTGATTTAAATGAACAGTTACCACAACTAATTAAGATGTATGAAAATTTGATTTATCAAATGTATGAATATACGTCATTTTTGCCGGAAGTTGTTCATGATAAAATGGATCAGTTGATAGCTGGAATTGAAACGTCAATGGAAAACTTATTGGGGAAATTGGTTGGTGGATTTACAAGAGTATTTGATATGATTGTAACAATTACGGTTATACCTGTTCTTGTTTTTTATTTTTTGAAGGATTTCACGAAAATAAAAAATTCTATCAAAAAATGGATTCCTACTAAACATCATGAGCAATACGGGGAATTGTTTCGTGCAATCGGTGAAAGTCTGGGAAATTATATTCGTGGGCAACTTATTGTCTGTTTGTTTGTTAGTCTAACGACGTTTATCATTTTTCAGATGCTACATATTAAATACGCATTATTGTTAGCCATTATCATGGGTTTAACAAATATAATTCCCTATTTCGGACCAATCATTGGTGCTATTCCGGCGGTTGCTATTACTTTAACAATGTCAGCTAAATTAATTATTTTTGTATTACTAGGAATATTCGTTATCCAATTAATTGAAAGTAACTTGTTATCTCCATATATTGTTGGAAAGAGTATTGATATTCATCCAATAGCTATCATTTTCGCCTTGCTTCTAGGAGGAGAATTAGGTGGTGTTATTGGGATGATTGTAGCTGTTCCGACTTTAACGATTTTAAAAGTTATCACGACACATCTAGTCAGAATTAGGGTTCAACATTGA
- the alaS gene encoding alanine--tRNA ligase, with translation MKQLKSEQVRQLFLDFFTEKGHRVEPSASLVPKDDPTLLWINSGVATLKKYFDGSVIPDNPRIVNAQKAIRTNDIENVGFTARHHTFFEMLGNFSIGDYFKKEAIEWAWEFLTDERWINFDPELLSVTVHPEDDEAYDIWLNDIKLPKERIIRLEENFWDIGEGPSGPNTEIFYDRGEKYGNDPSDPELYPGGENERYLEIWNLVFSQYNHNPDDTYTPLPKKNIDTGMGLERMVSVIQDAPTNFETDLFMPIINKIEELANVSYGKNKNSDTAFKVIADHIRTVAFAIGDSALPSNEGRGYVLRRLLRRAVRFAKQIGIEEPFMYKLVPVVGQIMQDFYPEVSNQVSYIENIIKTEEERFHETLNDGLEILTSIIKKEKNNGSTVFPGKEVFRLYDTYGFPKELTEEYVEEEGFTIDEAGFDEEMKMQRERARNARQKVDSMHVQDETLSKVDVESTFIGYQQLEVETTIEQIINGKEMVPTAGVDDEVVLFLKETPFYAESGGQIADTGWIYSDHATAYVKNVQKAPKGQHLHQVIVKEGELKLGDNVKAIVDSDFRNMIVKNHTATHLLHQALKDVLGNHVNQAGSLVTPDRLRFDFSHFGSISDEELKKIEQIVNEKVWESTQVVIESKKIDEAKEMGAMALFGEKYGDIVRVVQVGDYSIELCGGCHVTNTAEIGMFKIIAETGIGAGTRRIEAVTSKHAYHFVNQKLAVLDQAAQLVKANDEKVPERINSLYTDIKALQKENESLSSKLSNVEASSILDKVEKIENVSVLAQKVNVKDMNQLRNMVDELKQKLESGVILLAAENEQKVQLAAGVSKDLIERGLHAGKLIKQAAQACGGGGGGRPDMAQAGGKDPEKIGDALRNASLYVTDTIKE, from the coding sequence ATGAAACAATTAAAATCAGAGCAGGTAAGACAATTATTTTTAGATTTCTTTACTGAAAAAGGGCACCGGGTTGAACCAAGTGCATCATTAGTACCGAAAGATGACCCAACGTTACTATGGATTAATAGTGGGGTTGCGACCTTAAAAAAATACTTTGACGGCAGTGTTATACCAGATAATCCTCGTATCGTGAACGCTCAAAAGGCGATTCGGACAAATGATATTGAAAATGTCGGATTCACAGCTAGGCATCATACATTTTTTGAAATGCTTGGAAACTTTTCTATTGGAGACTATTTTAAGAAAGAAGCAATTGAGTGGGCATGGGAGTTTCTTACAGATGAAAGATGGATAAATTTTGACCCAGAATTGTTGTCTGTCACCGTCCATCCAGAAGATGATGAAGCATATGATATTTGGTTAAATGATATTAAACTTCCAAAAGAGCGCATTATTCGCTTAGAAGAAAACTTCTGGGATATCGGGGAGGGACCGAGTGGACCAAATACCGAAATTTTTTATGATCGTGGTGAAAAATACGGAAATGATCCAAGTGACCCGGAATTATACCCTGGTGGAGAAAATGAACGTTACTTAGAAATTTGGAATTTAGTTTTTTCTCAATACAATCATAATCCTGATGATACGTACACACCACTTCCAAAGAAAAATATTGATACTGGTATGGGGCTTGAACGCATGGTTTCTGTTATCCAAGATGCACCAACAAATTTTGAAACTGATTTGTTTATGCCAATCATTAATAAAATTGAGGAACTGGCAAATGTTAGTTATGGGAAGAATAAAAACAGTGACACAGCTTTTAAAGTAATTGCCGATCATATTCGGACAGTTGCTTTTGCAATTGGTGATAGTGCGTTGCCTTCAAATGAAGGACGAGGGTATGTATTACGACGGTTATTACGACGTGCGGTACGTTTTGCAAAACAGATTGGCATTGAAGAGCCGTTTATGTACAAGCTCGTTCCAGTTGTTGGGCAAATAATGCAGGACTTTTATCCGGAAGTTTCAAACCAAGTATCGTATATTGAAAATATTATTAAAACGGAAGAGGAACGTTTTCATGAAACATTAAATGATGGATTAGAAATACTGACTTCCATTATCAAAAAAGAAAAAAACAATGGCAGTACTGTATTTCCTGGTAAAGAAGTATTTCGGTTATATGACACGTACGGTTTTCCAAAAGAGTTAACGGAAGAGTACGTGGAGGAAGAGGGCTTTACAATCGATGAAGCTGGATTTGATGAAGAAATGAAAATGCAGCGAGAACGTGCACGTAATGCGCGACAAAAAGTAGATTCGATGCATGTTCAGGATGAAACATTAAGTAAGGTAGATGTGGAAAGTACGTTTATTGGTTATCAGCAGTTAGAGGTAGAAACAACGATTGAGCAAATAATAAACGGAAAAGAAATGGTTCCTACTGCTGGTGTTGATGACGAAGTTGTTCTATTTTTGAAGGAAACTCCTTTTTATGCAGAAAGTGGTGGACAGATTGCTGATACTGGATGGATCTACTCTGATCATGCAACAGCATATGTTAAAAATGTCCAAAAAGCACCAAAAGGTCAACACCTTCATCAAGTTATCGTGAAAGAGGGAGAATTGAAGCTAGGTGATAATGTTAAGGCAATTGTTGATTCCGATTTCCGAAACATGATAGTTAAAAACCATACAGCAACACACCTATTGCATCAAGCGCTTAAAGATGTACTAGGCAATCATGTAAATCAAGCTGGTTCACTAGTAACACCAGACAGACTCCGGTTCGATTTTTCTCATTTTGGATCTATAAGTGACGAAGAGTTGAAAAAAATTGAACAAATTGTTAATGAAAAGGTTTGGGAATCAACCCAGGTTGTTATCGAGAGCAAGAAAATTGATGAGGCAAAAGAAATGGGAGCGATGGCATTATTTGGTGAAAAATATGGAGATATCGTCCGGGTTGTTCAAGTAGGCGATTACAGTATCGAACTTTGTGGTGGTTGCCACGTCACAAACACTGCAGAGATTGGAATGTTTAAAATTATAGCTGAGACTGGAATAGGTGCTGGCACAAGACGGATTGAAGCTGTTACGAGTAAACATGCCTATCATTTTGTTAATCAAAAATTAGCAGTGTTAGATCAAGCTGCACAACTAGTAAAGGCTAATGATGAAAAGGTCCCTGAACGAATAAATAGTTTGTATACAGATATAAAAGCATTGCAAAAAGAAAATGAATCACTAAGTTCGAAATTATCAAATGTCGAAGCTTCGTCTATACTAGATAAAGTAGAAAAGATAGAAAATGTTTCTGTACTTGCTCAAAAGGTAAATGTTAAAGATATGAACCAATTACGAAATATGGTTGACGAATTAAAACAGAAGCTTGAATCTGGTGTGATTTTACTTGCTGCAGAAAATGAGCAAAAGGTACAATTAGCTGCAGGAGTATCAAAAGATTTAATTGAGCGTGGTCTGCATGCTGGTAAATTAATTAAACAAGCTGCTCAAGCATGCGGTGGCGGCGGTGGTGGTCGTCCCGATATGGCGCAAGCAGGAGGAAAAGACCCGGAAAAAATAGGTGATGCATTACGTAATGCAAGTCTTTATGTCACAGATACGATAAAAGAATAA
- a CDS encoding IreB family regulatory phosphoprotein, with the protein MSSIDKTMKFNFSEEPFDQDIKEILLTVHGALKEKGYNPINQIVGYLLSGDPAYIPRYNDARNLIRKVERDEVIEELVKFYLEQQQEG; encoded by the coding sequence ATGAGCTCTATTGATAAAACAATGAAATTTAATTTTTCAGAGGAACCATTTGATCAGGATATTAAAGAGATTTTACTAACTGTTCATGGAGCGCTGAAGGAAAAAGGGTATAATCCGATTAACCAAATTGTTGGTTATCTATTATCTGGTGACCCTGCGTATATACCAAGGTATAATGATGCGCGAAATTTAATTCGAAAAGTTGAGCGTGATGAAGTGATAGAAGAGTTAGTGAAATTTTATTTAGAGCAACAGCAAGAGGGCTGA
- the ruvX gene encoding Holliday junction resolvase RuvX: protein MKIIGLDVGSKTIGVAISDAFGWTAQGLTTIKWNEQDIHSADEELKAIIHEHEIEKAVVGLPKNMNGTIGERGQASEIYAKHIEKIHQIPTVLWDERLTTIAAERVLLEADVSRKKRKKVIDKMAAVMILQGYLDQKI, encoded by the coding sequence ATGAAAATTATTGGGTTAGATGTAGGGTCCAAAACTATAGGTGTCGCTATTAGCGATGCCTTTGGCTGGACAGCACAAGGATTAACAACAATTAAATGGAATGAGCAGGATATTCATTCTGCAGATGAAGAGTTGAAAGCTATCATTCATGAACATGAGATAGAAAAGGCAGTTGTTGGTTTACCAAAAAATATGAATGGAACGATCGGTGAACGTGGACAGGCGTCGGAAATATATGCAAAACATATCGAGAAAATCCATCAAATACCTACCGTGCTTTGGGATGAGCGCCTTACAACAATTGCTGCTGAGCGTGTACTTTTGGAAGCGGATGTAAGTCGAAAAAAGCGGAAAAAAGTGATCGATAAAATGGCTGCTGTCATGATCCTGCAAGGTTATCTTGATCAAAAAATATAA
- a CDS encoding DUF1292 domain-containing protein — MALEEKERIIIPDENGEEHLFEVLFTFDVDQTNQSYIAVVPVEQKDDEEVEVYAFRYEEKNSDENDLSLFPIESEEEWEMVEEMLNTLADEEDDHS; from the coding sequence ATGGCACTAGAAGAAAAAGAACGAATTATTATTCCCGATGAAAATGGGGAAGAGCATCTATTTGAAGTATTGTTTACGTTTGATGTTGATCAAACAAATCAATCTTATATTGCTGTCGTGCCAGTAGAACAAAAAGACGATGAAGAAGTAGAAGTATATGCTTTTCGTTATGAAGAAAAGAATAGTGATGAAAACGACTTATCACTATTCCCGATCGAATCGGAAGAAGAGTGGGAAATGGTTGAAGAAATGCTAAATACGTTAGCAGATGAAGAGGATGACCATTCATAA
- the mltG gene encoding endolytic transglycosylase MltG has translation MFKKKDKGKYKDKLIARSEEAKTVRKIVAIIIISLVLILLVGGISGYMYVKSALNPVDPDSKKEVNVTIPMGSSTSSIASILDEKGIIKDARVFRFYIKFQNESDFQAGDYEFSPSMTLDEIIDSLKKGKVMEEAIYKVTIPEGKTIDQIAQIYAKKLPIKKEEFLSKVNDPDYVSKLIDKYPEVLSEEILNPDIKTPLEGYLFAATYKFYQEEPSATTIIEKMLKKTVAVVSPYLDEISTRDFTVHEMITMASLVENEARTKDQRKKIAGVFYNRLHAEMPLQTDPTVLYALGKHKDKVLLKDLEIESPYNTYQIDTLPVGPISNFAENSLKATLEPEESDYKYFLHDDEGNIHYAKTHDEHLKLKEQYIE, from the coding sequence ATGTTTAAGAAGAAGGATAAAGGTAAATATAAGGATAAGCTTATAGCTCGCAGTGAAGAAGCTAAAACGGTGCGGAAAATCGTTGCTATTATCATTATTTCACTTGTCCTGATACTTCTGGTAGGAGGTATCTCAGGTTATATGTATGTTAAATCAGCATTGAACCCGGTTGATCCAGATAGTAAAAAGGAAGTAAATGTCACAATTCCAATGGGTTCATCAACATCGAGTATTGCATCGATACTTGATGAAAAAGGAATAATCAAAGATGCACGTGTTTTTCGATTTTACATAAAATTCCAAAATGAGTCAGATTTTCAAGCAGGAGATTACGAATTTTCACCATCGATGACATTGGATGAGATTATTGATTCTTTGAAAAAAGGAAAAGTTATGGAAGAAGCAATTTATAAGGTCACCATACCAGAAGGGAAAACAATTGATCAAATTGCTCAAATCTATGCAAAAAAGTTACCAATTAAAAAGGAAGAGTTTTTATCAAAGGTAAATGATCCAGATTATGTTTCAAAATTGATCGATAAATACCCAGAAGTTCTATCAGAGGAAATTTTGAATCCGGACATTAAGACGCCGTTAGAAGGGTATTTATTCGCAGCAACCTATAAATTCTATCAAGAGGAACCGAGTGCAACAACAATCATAGAAAAAATGCTAAAGAAAACTGTTGCTGTTGTTTCCCCTTATTTAGATGAAATTTCGACTCGAGACTTTACTGTTCATGAGATGATCACAATGGCTTCCTTGGTTGAAAACGAGGCACGGACAAAGGATCAACGTAAAAAGATAGCTGGGGTTTTCTATAACCGTTTACATGCAGAAATGCCCCTTCAGACCGATCCAACTGTCTTGTATGCATTAGGAAAACATAAGGATAAGGTGTTACTTAAAGATTTAGAGATTGAGTCACCATATAATACGTATCAAATAGATACATTACCGGTTGGTCCAATTTCTAATTTTGCTGAGAATTCATTGAAAGCAACACTTGAGCCGGAGGAATCGGATTATAAATATTTTCTACATGACGATGAAGGAAACATTCATTATGCAAAAACCCATGATGAACATTTAAAATTAAAAGAGCAATACATTGAGTAA
- a CDS encoding O-methyltransferase — translation MDENLTGYLTQLLPEQENWVLELEKQAKEDHVPIMDPVGIHFLMQVIKLRKPASILEIGAAIGYSALRMIQANPAATVLTIERDEQRYKQALYNIEKQQKQDKIDVIFGDALEKAEDIVAKGPFDLLFIDAAKGQYQRFFELYSQAISKGGLIITDNVLFKGYVADPDKVHPRYAKLGKKIRKYNDWLMQNPDYTTSIVPIGDGVAISIKE, via the coding sequence ATGGATGAAAACTTGACAGGCTATTTAACACAATTATTGCCTGAACAAGAAAATTGGGTGCTGGAATTAGAGAAACAAGCGAAAGAAGATCACGTACCGATTATGGATCCGGTTGGAATTCATTTTTTAATGCAGGTAATTAAATTGAGAAAGCCAGCTTCGATTCTAGAAATCGGTGCCGCAATTGGTTATTCTGCCCTACGAATGATACAGGCGAACCCCGCAGCAACTGTTCTGACAATTGAACGGGATGAACAGCGCTACAAACAGGCACTGTACAATATTGAAAAACAACAAAAACAAGATAAAATCGATGTTATTTTTGGAGATGCGCTGGAAAAAGCTGAGGATATAGTTGCCAAAGGTCCTTTTGATTTGTTGTTTATTGATGCGGCTAAGGGCCAATATCAACGTTTTTTTGAATTATATAGCCAGGCAATTTCAAAAGGTGGCTTAATTATAACAGATAATGTATTATTTAAGGGGTATGTTGCCGATCCGGACAAAGTACATCCAAGGTATGCGAAACTTGGAAAGAAAATTCGTAAGTATAACGATTGGCTTATGCAAAACCCCGATTATACAACATCGATTGTTCCAATAGGTGATGGAGTTGCGATAAGCATTAAAGAGTAA
- the udk gene encoding uridine kinase — protein sequence MREKPVVIGVAGGSGSGKTTVTRSICQRFSDKTILVIEQDYYYKDQSHLPFEERLNTNYDHPLAFDNDLLIQHIHDLMNHKTIEKPVYDYKIHTRSNEVIPVEPKEVIILEGILILEDPRLVDLMDIKVFVDTDADVRIMRRLLRDIKERGRTLDSVIDQYINNVRPMHLQFVEPTKRYADIIIPEGGQNHVAIDIMATKIETILSKNRDKQIKEKY from the coding sequence ATGCGTGAAAAGCCAGTTGTTATCGGCGTTGCAGGAGGTAGTGGTAGTGGAAAAACGACTGTAACCCGATCTATTTGTCAACGTTTTTCTGATAAAACAATTCTTGTTATTGAACAGGACTATTACTATAAAGATCAAAGTCATTTACCATTTGAGGAGCGGTTGAATACAAATTACGATCATCCGTTAGCATTTGATAATGATTTATTAATTCAACATATACATGATTTAATGAACCATAAAACGATTGAAAAACCAGTCTATGATTACAAAATTCATACACGGTCAAATGAGGTTATTCCTGTCGAACCAAAAGAAGTAATTATTTTGGAAGGCATTTTAATATTAGAAGACCCCCGATTAGTTGACTTAATGGATATTAAAGTGTTCGTTGATACAGATGCAGATGTTAGGATTATGCGTCGGCTCTTAAGAGATATTAAAGAACGAGGAAGAACTCTTGATTCAGTGATCGATCAGTATATTAATAATGTTAGGCCAATGCATTTGCAATTTGTAGAACCAACGAAGCGCTATGCGGATATTATCATTCCTGAAGGCGGTCAAAATCACGTAGCAATCGACATTATGGCAACAAAAATTGAAACGATATTGTCAAAAAATCGTGATAAGCAAATTAAGGAAAAGTATTGA
- the greA gene encoding transcription elongation factor GreA: MAIEKSYYMTQEGKEKLEEELHYLKTERRQEVVERIKVARGFGDLSENSEYDAAKDEQAFVESRVTQVEKMIRNAVIIENDNDNPDIVSMGKSVTFMELPDGEEETYKIVGSAEADPFEGKISNDSPMAKSLLGHEIGTEVSVTTPGGDIQVKITKVE, translated from the coding sequence ATGGCTATAGAGAAAAGTTATTACATGACACAAGAGGGGAAAGAAAAGTTAGAAGAAGAACTGCATTATTTAAAAACGGAAAGACGACAAGAAGTTGTAGAACGAATAAAAGTTGCTCGTGGATTTGGTGACTTATCTGAGAACTCGGAGTATGATGCAGCAAAAGATGAACAAGCATTTGTTGAATCACGTGTTACACAAGTAGAAAAAATGATTCGTAATGCAGTTATTATTGAAAATGATAATGACAATCCTGATATTGTATCAATGGGAAAATCGGTTACGTTTATGGAATTACCAGATGGAGAAGAAGAAACATACAAAATTGTCGGCAGTGCTGAAGCGGATCCTTTTGAGGGCAAAATTTCCAATGATTCACCAATGGCCAAAAGCTTGCTAGGCCACGAAATTGGCACAGAGGTGAGTGTGACAACACCAGGTGGAGACATTCAAGTTAAAATTACGAAAGTGGAATAA
- a CDS encoding YrrS family protein, which yields MNDYNNYSRVNKFEKRRKNTKQLSILLVVGGILIVILICILLFGGGDDEQSSQPVDHDTNQHEENATESGDDTKSDGSQDTDDEMTMDEENPSNEQENDTESNTNVETEQIETPDDANVTEAYTGDWQPIGTKQQGTHTTNYDEGSQDRIEIEQAIRLATGLEEGNMTTWWLERDEDQGIIATVSDHGETQTYRTYLTWVENEGWQPTKVEVLKENDQKYRFE from the coding sequence GTGAACGATTACAATAACTATTCACGAGTCAACAAGTTTGAAAAACGACGAAAAAATACGAAGCAATTATCTATTTTACTTGTTGTTGGCGGTATTCTAATTGTTATTCTAATATGTATATTGCTATTTGGTGGTGGTGATGATGAACAGAGCAGCCAACCAGTAGATCATGATACTAATCAACATGAGGAAAATGCGACTGAATCTGGTGATGATACAAAATCAGATGGTTCACAAGACACTGATGATGAAATGACGATGGATGAAGAGAATCCTTCTAATGAGCAGGAAAATGATACAGAAAGTAATACAAACGTTGAAACGGAACAAATTGAAACACCGGATGACGCAAATGTGACCGAAGCATATACAGGAGACTGGCAACCAATAGGAACGAAACAACAGGGTACTCATACAACAAATTATGATGAGGGATCACAGGATCGCATTGAAATAGAACAAGCGATTCGTTTAGCTACAGGGCTTGAAGAAGGCAATATGACAACATGGTGGTTAGAACGTGATGAGGATCAAGGTATAATCGCTACTGTTTCTGACCATGGTGAAACGCAAACATATCGAACGTATTTAACATGGGTGGAAAATGAAGGGTGGCAACCAACAAAAGTAGAAGTGTTAAAAGAAAATGATCAAAAGTATCGCTTTGAATAA
- the mtnN gene encoding 5'-methylthioadenosine/S-adenosylhomocysteine nucleosidase, whose protein sequence is MTIGIIGAMDEEVAILLENMIDQQQTTIANCLFVQGKLHDKDVVLLKSGIGKVNAAMATTIMHERFAPSYVINTGSAGGFDTDLDVGDVVISTQVVHHDVDATAFDYAYGQVPKMPAMFDADATLVTLATKALNGLDIPSKEGIIATGDSFMDDPDRVAFVNEKFPTMIAAEMEAAAVAQVCYQYAKPFVIIRALSDIAGKESSVSFDTFLEKAASNASKLIMTMIEELS, encoded by the coding sequence GTGACGATAGGAATTATTGGTGCAATGGACGAAGAAGTGGCAATTTTATTAGAAAATATGATAGATCAGCAGCAAACAACTATTGCGAATTGCTTGTTCGTTCAAGGCAAATTACATGATAAAGATGTTGTTTTATTGAAATCTGGAATTGGCAAAGTAAATGCGGCTATGGCTACCACTATAATGCATGAACGCTTTGCACCATCATATGTTATTAATACAGGTTCAGCTGGTGGATTTGATACTGATTTGGATGTCGGTGATGTTGTTATTTCAACGCAGGTTGTTCATCACGATGTAGATGCAACTGCATTCGATTACGCATATGGACAAGTTCCAAAAATGCCAGCGATGTTTGATGCTGATGCAACACTAGTGACTTTAGCAACAAAGGCACTTAATGGATTGGATATCCCATCAAAAGAAGGAATTATTGCTACAGGTGATTCATTTATGGATGATCCTGATCGAGTAGCGTTTGTAAATGAAAAATTCCCGACAATGATCGCTGCTGAAATGGAAGCTGCCGCTGTTGCACAAGTATGCTATCAATATGCGAAACCATTTGTTATTATCCGTGCGCTTTCAGATATTGCTGGAAAGGAATCCTCTGTTTCATTTGATACTTTTTTAGAAAAGGCGGCATCGAATGCATCAAAATTAATCATGACAATGATTGAGGAGCTTTCATAA
- a CDS encoding YrhC family protein yields MDSKTKELELKLKDYQRFIITLLIISIYLYMGAIMDTYIRPKADGGLLTGLSFGMVTAAAGLIMKYRKMKSKVRK; encoded by the coding sequence GTGGATTCAAAGACAAAAGAACTTGAGTTAAAACTTAAAGATTACCAACGTTTTATAATAACGTTATTAATAATTAGTATTTACTTATATATGGGTGCCATAATGGATACGTATATCCGTCCAAAAGCTGATGGCGGATTATTGACAGGACTTTCATTTGGAATGGTTACGGCTGCAGCAGGACTTATTATGAAGTATCGCAAAATGAAAAGTAAGGTTAGGAAATGA